Proteins from a genomic interval of Capsicum annuum cultivar UCD-10X-F1 chromosome 4, UCD10Xv1.1, whole genome shotgun sequence:
- the LOC107867043 gene encoding protein BRASSINAZOLE-RESISTANT 1 yields the protein MMWEAGGSSGSSSAAAGGGGGEGGGGAMGSGGVGGGSGRRKPSWRERENNRRRERRRRAIAAKIYAGLRAQGNYNLPKHCDNNEVLKALCVEAGWIVEPDGTTYRKGCRPTPMEIGGTSANITPSSSRNPSPPSSYFASPIPSYQPSPTSSSFPSPTRGDANMSSHPFAFLHNSIPLSLPSLRISNSAPVTPPLSSPTRVPKQIFNLETLARESMSALNIPFFAASAPASPTRGQRFTPATIPECDESDSSTIDSGHWMSFQKYAANGVPTSPTFNLIMPAAQRIPSNDMIIDKGKGIEFDFENVSVKAGWEGEKIHEVGLEDLELTLGSGSARM from the exons ATGATGTGGGAAGCTGGAGGGTCATCAGGGTCATCTTCTGCGGCGGCCGGAGGTGGTGGaggtgaaggtggaggaggagcTATGGgaagtggtggtgttggtggtggtagtgggaGGAGGAAGCCATCATGGAGAGAAAGGGAAAATAATAGGAGGAGAGAAAGGAGGAGAAGGGCAATAGCAGCTAAGATTTATGCTGGATTAAGAGCACAAGGGAACTATAATCTTCCTAAACATTGTGATAATAATGAAGTTCTTAAGGCTCTTTGTGTTGAAGCTGGATGGATTGTTGAACCTGATGGCACTACTTATAGAAAG GGATGCAGGCCAACTCCAATGGAGATTGGAGGCACTTCAGCTAACATTACACCAAGTTCTTCAAGAAATCCAAGTCCCCCATCTTCATACTTTGCTAGCCCAATCCCATCTTATCAACCTAGTCCAACATCCTCGTCTTTCCCCAGTCCAACACGTGGTGATGCTAACATGTCGTCACATCCATTTGCATTTCTCCATAATTCCATTCCTTTGTCGCTACCATCATTACGAATATCAAACAGTGCCCCTGTAACACCACCTCTTTCATCACCAACTAGAGTCCCTAAGCAGATATTTAATCTTGAGACTTTGGCCAGAGAGTCGATGTCTGCTTTAAATATTCCTTTCTTTGCTGCTTCAGCCCCAGCTAGCCCCACTCGAGGTCAGCGATTCACTCCTGCCACTATACCAGAGTGTGATGAATCTGATTCATCCACCATTGATTCTGGCCACTGGATGAGCTTTCAAAAGTATGCAGCCAATGGGGTCCCAACTTCTCCAACTTTTAATCTTATCATGCCTGCTGCTCAGAGAATCCCTTCTAATGATATGATCATCGACAAGGGTAAGGGCATAGAGTTTGACTTTGAGAATGTATCAGTTAAGGCAGGATGGGAAGGAGAAAAGATTCATGAGGTTGGTTTAGAGGACCTGGAGCTCACACTCGGAAGTGGGAGTGCTCGGATGTGA